Proteins from one Ktedonobacterales bacterium genomic window:
- a CDS encoding sulfite oxidase-like oxidoreductase — protein sequence MDLSKLLTRKGAPEGQEGEDAEHPRLPPGQYLTKKWPVLSYESTPKFHPEKWQFTVTGLVEEPFTLSWDEFLALPRVTLTADFHCVTTWSRYDNTWEGVHIRTILERARPKPEASFVSVHSWTGYTTNLPLADLNDDDVLIALKHDGADLPSEHGGPVRLIVPKLYAYKSAKWLDGLEFLAKDKPGFWEVRGYHNRADPWKEERYW from the coding sequence ATGGATTTGTCGAAATTGTTGACCCGCAAAGGCGCGCCAGAGGGGCAGGAGGGCGAGGATGCAGAACACCCACGTCTTCCGCCAGGGCAATATCTGACGAAGAAATGGCCGGTGCTAAGCTACGAATCAACACCGAAATTTCACCCGGAAAAATGGCAGTTTACGGTGACAGGGCTGGTAGAGGAGCCTTTCACGCTGAGTTGGGATGAATTTCTCGCGCTGCCGCGCGTCACGCTGACGGCAGATTTTCATTGCGTGACGACCTGGAGCCGCTACGATAATACCTGGGAAGGTGTCCATATTCGTACCATTCTGGAGCGGGCCAGGCCCAAACCAGAGGCCAGCTTTGTGAGCGTGCATTCCTGGACTGGCTATACCACCAATCTGCCGCTGGCCGATCTCAATGATGATGATGTTTTGATTGCGCTCAAGCACGATGGCGCTGATCTGCCTTCAGAGCATGGCGGGCCGGTACGGCTGATTGTGCCGAAGCTCTATGCGTATAAGAGCGCGAAGTGGCTGGATGGCCTGGAGTTTCTGGCGAAGGATAAGCCGGGCTTCTGGGAGGTACGCGGCTATCATA